The region CAGCAGGTTGGAGCAGGCGATCTGTATTCAGGATACACACTGCTGGTAGTCCTGCACGGGCTGGAAACAAAATAGGTCAAAAACAGCTTGCTCCCTGTAACCTGTAGTAATGTGAGGATTGATTCTAATTGCATGTGGTCACTGTTGAActattttatcttttttttaagCTAAGTGCAGTTTTGAGTTCATTCTTGCAGTACTGCACCACCatgcggagtgtgtgtggagtgaaacGTCGTTTGGAAACAGAGACCGTTGTCCCTGCAAGGACTTTTGTTAACTGTGTGGACAACATGGTGCTGTAGCACTCAGACAGCCCAACAACGCCACTGCTCTACAAACGACCTTCTCAGCGCCGACCCTGTCTGCAGACGGTGGCGTTGGGGCAGAGTCCAGTCAAAAGTCTCTCCAACAGCCTGCCTAGCAATAATGGCAAACTTTCGTCCgcaaacacagacagaccagGCAGAGACTGAAATCCTCGGACCACCTGAGCACACAAGGAAAGAACGACCAGACGACCACGTTCCATCAATACCACAGCATGCTCTACATCTCACCGGGACTGATTTAATTACACcagttaaaaaaattattcagattcaacattttgtttttattccCCATTTCCAAATAAGCAGTAATACGTCCCATTGGGCTGACAGAACACGCCCAAACAGGTCcgcctctgtctgcctctctgtaAAACAAATGAAAGCCTCCACAGGGACGTCAGTCTCCAAGATCTGCTGCACACTCGGTGGTAATGAGCAGCAGCTCTCCAGCGCCCCCATCCTGCAGGACGTGGGAGCACAGCCTCAGATCTCCTCCGACTGGTGGCGTGCCAGAGCCATGGGCAGTGTGGTGGCACATGGTCCCTGGAAGTAGAACCTTCAACCCCACACAGTCACAATGTCAGTCCTGCTACCATCACAATCACAGGGAAACGTCATCACGTGTACCGAGAGCTCCTTTATTTTAGTTATCATGGGACAGAGACACAGGCTGTTCTAGTTTTACCCTAATAAAAAGTACATTTCTGATGAGGACGTTATAATGAATTCAGGCCATTTCTGGACAAACTGAGAATGCAGGAACAAACGAAGACACAGGACTGCAGGACTCACGTGGAAGGAGACGTGCTGGTTCTGGGCCGGATGTTGAACTCTGCCACTGGGACACCGCGGGCCGCCACCTGGGGTGCGAACAGTGCGGCGGGAAACACGACGGACGCCGTCCCCACCTGCGGTTTAACCCACGCAGCACCGAGAGAAAGACCCGGAGATCAGAACCATTATTCTTCCTAACGCACCAGTGTTCACACCACTATCAAGAGATGATGGTGATTTTCTCCATCTCACCAGCAGGCAGAGGTCACAAACATCCAGCTCCTTCTCCACCTTGGTGAGCACGTGAGAGTCCAGCGTCTCCCCAAACCAGATGACGTCAGGCCTCAAGAGGCCATCACAGCCTCCTTCATCACACCTGCAGCAGGACACACCGGCTTtacaaacacatcacacctaCAACACGAGGGACAGAGTGAACTGGAGGAATAAAAATACACTCGTCCTGCTGCCAGACTCACAACAGAAGTAGAGCAAAAGTGGGGAGTGAGAGACCGTCGCCTGTGAAGCAGTCATGTTTGATACTACACTGCCCTCTTGTGGAGGACCAACTTACTACCGCTATAATTAATTCTAGGTGTAGGTTTGATCAGCAGAGCCCTGCATAACCAGAGTGATCATTTCTCTATTCAGATCTGGTCAGCAGTCTCACAGATCTGATCCAGTGTGATTGAACGCTCCGTGGGTACCTTGGCAAATCGGCGACGGGAATGTCAGCATCGCTGCAGTTTGGGTCGGGATCACTACAGCGGGACAGAAGGAGCACACTCAGAGAACaggacaggcagcgggaacttCATGCACTAATGCAAGTGAAGTGAGCGGTAGGAAGGCGAGGAGTCTTGGCGTTTACCCTTTGCCCTCCAGTGCTGCACAGATGGGACTGTGATGGCTGGTGTCCACATCTCCACAGTTCAGACACCTGGTTCTGAACAGGTTCCCTGTGAGCACAGACACTGATCCATACACACCTGTCCACTGTGAACCTCCTACATGTACCATTACACCAAGCCCTGccctgccccgcccacaccaTGGTCCTCCTCCTAGACATGCCATTACgctaagccccgcccacagtATTGTTCTCCTACACATGCAATTACCCCAAGCCCCACCCACAGCATTGTCCTCCTACGCATTCCATTACACTAAGCCCCACCCACAGCATTGTCCGAGCCCCGCCCTCAGCATTGTCCTACACATTCCATTACGcaaagccccgcccacagcaTTGTCCTCCTACACATTCCATTACGTTAAGCCCCACCCACAGCATtgtctaagccccgcccacagcaTTGTTCTCCTACGCATGCCATCACGCTAAGCCCCACCCACTGCATTGTCCTCCTACGCATGCCATTACGCTAAGCCCCACCCACAGCATTGTCCTCCTACACATTCCATTACGCTAAGCCCCACCCACAGCATTGtataagccccgcccacagcaTTGTcctcctatgcatgccatcacgCTAAGCCCCACCCACAGCATTGTCCTCCTACGCATGCCATTACGCTAAGCCCCACCCACAGCATTGTCCTCCTACGCATTCTATTACgctaagccccgcccacagcaTTGTCCTCCTACGCATGCCATTACGCTAAGCCCCGCCCATCTCTCACCATGGACCTCCAGCACGTGTTTGGACCCGGCCCGGCGGTGCAGCTCGTCCGTGTTCTGGGTGATGACGACGACAGACCGGCCCTGCTTGCTGAGACGTGCCTCGCACTCCGCTATAGCCTCGTGGGCCGCGCTCGGCCCCGCCTTCAACGCCAGCTCCCTCCAATAGTGGTAGAACTCCCACACCCTGGACGGGTTGCGGGAAAACGCCTGTGCGGTTGCCAGGTCCTGCAGAACCCAGCGCAGGAGTGTGGGGACGGGGCGTGTGAGAGACGAGAGGCAGCCTGGGCCAATTCAGCAGACCAGTCATATCTGCATATACACATGCTCAACAGCACCACCCCCATCCCCAACACTCCGCCCCCATCCTCAACACTCCGCCCCCTCACCTGGGTTTTCCATTTCCTCCAGTGGCCACTGGCGGCTCGGAAGGTGGGCAGGCCACTCTCGGCGCTGACTCCCGCCCCCGTGATGATGGCGATGTGCTTGGCCTTGGAAAACACCTCCCGGAACTCGGCCATATCTGCAACTCCCGCCATTACAAAGAGGAAAATTAAACTACTAAATCTGAGGGAATGCACAAGGTCCCCCCACAGCACCGTTATATACACCGTTAGTCACAGCCAGTTTAGACACCTAGTCCTAGTCTAGAACCTCACCAGGATATGATGTTGGGTCAGGCGTTATCCTCCAATACAACCTCGAACAAAAAAAGTCCAACAAACCAGTCCACAGAATCCCATCAACTGCTAAACTGCAATCTACTGACCCATGTGACACAGTTCCTGCGTACTAACCTGaccgcaggtgtgtgtgtggttctgttagCAGGGCGTGTACCTGATGTGGGCTGAGGGACCACTGAGAGAGCCTTCACCCCTGCGGCACGACCCCCGAACTCCAGCGGGGGAAGCCACGCCCTCCGTAACAGCTGACGAATGATCATCTCTGCTTTGACCTGTAGGACAAGATTGCAAATGTTATCTCAAGGGGAAAAAGTTTCAAAAACGAACCCCGTCTCTTGTTTATCTTTGGGATATTAAAACAGAACCGTTACATATAGCGAATGGTCTGCAGACTGCAGTCTGCTCCATGAACACGTTTTACACCCTCTTGCTTGCATGTAAGCCCAGTAATGCTGAACTTGACAGATTTGCTGGACACAGCCGCTCGGTGTCTCAGCGAGTGGCTCGTGTTCCGTGAGCTCAGCTCTGTCTCATGACTCATTTATGTCTCCGTCTAATGACTCATCTAAACACCCAGTATGAGTGGTGTCTCGTACACAGACCCCACAAGCTCCTCCATTCACTCATGCCCACGTCTGCTGGGTCTCAGGTCCAGGCTGGACCGGGTCTACGTGCAGTTCTGCACTGGGCTGCCCAGCAAGGACGGGCTGGGCCATGAAGACCACACAGATGCAGGACTACACACCGTGTTTGGACCTGGACCGAGCTGCAGGACAAATCGTGCAAAAACACAACACCTGGGGTCGGGTTTAAGATCGGGTTTAAGATAAGATCGGGTTTAAGTTCGGGTTTAAATGCCGTTACTAGTTAAGACGACGAGGAGAAACAAGGGACCATTT is a window of Brachyhypopomus gauderio isolate BG-103 chromosome 14, BGAUD_0.2, whole genome shotgun sequence DNA encoding:
- the LOC143475186 gene encoding NAD-dependent protein deacylase sirtuin-5, mitochondrial, whose protein sequence is MIIRQLLRRAWLPPLEFGGRAAGVKALSVVPQPTSDMAEFREVFSKAKHIAIITGAGVSAESGLPTFRAASGHWRKWKTQDLATAQAFSRNPSRVWEFYHYWRELALKAGPSAAHEAIAECEARLSKQGRSVVVITQNTDELHRRAGSKHVLEVHGNLFRTRCLNCGDVDTSHHSPICAALEGKGDPDPNCSDADIPVADLPRCDEGGCDGLLRPDVIWFGETLDSHVLTKVEKELDVCDLCLLVGTASVVFPAALFAPQVAARGVPVAEFNIRPRTSTSPSTFYFQGPCATTLPMALARHQSEEI